In Desulfosporosinus youngiae DSM 17734, the genomic stretch TTTAAATTTTTATGTAAGAGTATCATTACAGTTTTGATAAATTAAGAAACTTGGTGTAGTAAATTCTGACGAGTTTAGACTTTTCATAATATTTACTCCCCCAAAATGCCACTGAACAGGCATTTTGGGGTTGCTTTTATTTTGGCATGATTTTTGCTATTTATTAATGGTATCAACTCACGCCTAAGATCTGCTTCATTAAATCATGGGGAACGGTGCCTCAAGGGGGGCAGTTTATTAAACGGAAAGTTGCAAGGCGAACAACATTCAAAAATAAGGGGCTGATTGATGTTGCGACAATGATCTATGAAATCCTTAAAGGAATTAAGGAAAAGGGTTAGATCGAGTTGAAAATGAACTTAAATTAACATGGGGGGTAGATCGGATAGATCACACGGACTCTAAATTCGTGCAGACGGGTGAAACTCCCGTACTCCTCGCCATTTATACATTTATATTAAAATCATTATTGACTTTGGGAAATGAGTAAAAAGACACAAAAAATCTAGAGTGAGAAATTTCTACGGAGGTGAGATAGGTGATTCAAGCAAATATTGCGTTTGAAAATGAATTATTGAAAAGCGGTACAAAGGTCTTAACGCAAAGCAGGGACTGTACAGATCAGCAGTTGAGACTGGCTGAAGAAATACAGGCTCGCGAACGTTCCAAAGTTGCCATGCGAATAATTGAGTCAAGAGCAATGAGTATTAACTCTCTGGATAAAGAATATGAGCTTAAAATGATGGTACGAAATGGTGAAAAGCGAGCAGCTCAGAGGCTATTGGAGCAATTATTAGTTGATATTGCCGAAGTCAATTATGAGCACTTCGATGCCTTCAAAACCAGAGTTATTGAACTAGTCGTTATTATCTCAAGAGCTGCTGTAAGCGGAGGAGCCAACTTAAATGCGGTTTTGCAGCAAAATTTTTTATTTTATCAGGAATTGCTTGAAATAACAACAACTGAAGAAATTTGCGCCCGGACTAAGGATATGTTGGAAACCTATATGAATCTGCCTGACATTAATATGTATCAAAAGAATATCAAGGAAATTCAGAAAGCCGCAGAGTTTATAAAACTTAATTTCCGAAAAAAGATAAACATTGAACATATAGCCCAAACAGTTTATCTAAGTCCCTGTTATATCAGCCGGCTTTTTAAACAGAATCTTGGCTGTACAATATCGGAATACATTACTCAAGCGCGAGTAGAAAACGCTAAAACAATGTTAAAGGACTCTCAATATAGTATTACACAGGTTGCTAAAGAGAGCGGCTTTGAAGATCCTACCTATTTCTCAAGAGTTTTCAAAAAGATTGAGGGAATTACTCCAAGTAGGTACAGACAATATACGTTATGACCGAATATAACTTATATCCACAAAGTGAAGGATTTGATTAACAATTAATACAAAGTGCTTGAGAGACGAAGGGTGAGTTGATATGCGGGTTGCGATAGTAGGTGGAAAACTGCAGGGAGTTGAGGCAGCTTATCTGGCCAAGAAAGCCGGATGGGAAGTTCTTCTCATTGATAAAACATCGGAAGTTCCTGCGGCGGTGCTTTGTGATGAATTTTATTTGCTCGACGTTACAAAAATTTTGGAGTGGATGCCAATCCTTAAAGGGGTTGATCTCATTATCCCTGCTCTTGAGAATCAAGAAGCCTTAGATAGTCTGGTACGCAGTGCACGATTTACCAAGACTCCTTTATTATTTGATAAGGATGCTTATGCCATTTCTTCTTCAAAAATTGACTCTAACCGGTTGTTTGCTAAAATAGGAGTTCCGGCTCCTGTACCCTGGCCGGAATGCGGTTATCCAATCATTGCGAAACCTTCAGGTGCCAGCGGGAGCGAAGGGGTTTACAAACTTAATAATGCTCAAGAGTTCGAAGAATTATTGGAGAATGGTTTGAAGGATTGGGTATTAGAGGAGTATCTTGAAGGGCCATCTTACTCGTTGGAAGTCATGGGATTTTCAGGAGTTTATAAAGTTCTTCAAGTCACGGAACTACATATGGACGAAATCTACGATTGTAAACGAGTGGTGGGTTCAGCTGTTTTACCGGAAGAGCTTAGGGCAGAGTTTGAATCCGTCGCACTAAAGTTAGCCCAAAGTCTGAATCTTGAAGGAATTATGGATGTTGAAACTATACTTCATCAAGGAAGGTTAAAGGTTCTTGAAATTGATGCTCGTCTGCCTAGCCAAACTCCAATCTCAGTCTATCATGCCACAGGGATCAATATGCTGGAGATAATCGGTAATGCCTTTGTACAAGGTAAGCCCTGGCAAGAGTTTGATGTATTCGTGAAAAGAAGCGTGATTTTCGAACACATCCGTATAATCAATGATAAACTTGAGATCTGTGGTGAGCACATTATGGCTGAAGCGGGTCCGCTTTATTTATATCCGTATTTTTATGGAGCAGATGAAGCAATTTCAAACTATGCTCCGGGTAAAACGGATTGGGTGGCAACACTGATTATCACCGGGGTGAACAGCCAAGAGGCCTGGTTAAAAAGAGAAACTATCATCCGGGCAATCAAAGACGAGTGGGGGATAGAGAAATACTTCGATCAATCTGCCTATTGCTTGCAGAGGGATGTGTCGTCATTTAGCTCTATTGAACACGCGACAATTAGGTGATTATATTAATGATTCAGCCTTGAATTTTGAAATATTAAAAAGCACTCAAATTTGAGTGCTTGTATGCTATAATTTATTTGTAACAGAAAAAGGCTTGCGGGGCGGTCGGCATTCCTCCGAAGGGAGGTGATGCCGTGGAAGTATACCAGACTTTGATGCTGATGATTTCATCATTCCATAAACGGAAATAGACCGCCTCTGTGCAAGGGTTCGGTCTATTCCGCACTCTTTGAAGCCGTCCGCTCTTTAAGCGGCTGTTACATTGGAGTCATGGGTCCAACATGACTCCTCTTTGATTATAGTATACCACAGTTGGCTCAAAGTATCACTATTGATAGTGTTAGACAATATTTATTACCAAATAAATTCCTTTTTGAAATAGAAACGAAAATTTAATATAATATTGTCATGCACCAACGGGTGGGAGGACAGGCCATGAACAAAGAAGAACAGGTCATACTGAGTTTCAGGGACTTATACAATAAGATGGTTTGGCTTAATAAACTTAAGATGGAAGAGAGTCTTAAGGGTTATAAGTCTTCTGAAGTACATTGCATTGAATACATTGGAAGAAATGTAGATTCCAACGTGACAAAACTTGCGGAGTCCTTTTATATGACTAGAAGCGCCATAAGTAAAGTAACTAAGAAGCTCATTAAAAAAGGTTATATCGAAAGTTACCAGAAAACAGATAACAAGAAAGAAATCTATTTTCGCTTGACTCGTCAAGGGAAAGAGATTTATAGAATCCATGATGAACTGCACAAAGAGTTTCAAGAGCGGGATAAACCTGTATTTGAGCAGGTAACCGAGGAACAATTTGATAGTATGCTTAGCTTCATGGAAAAGTATAGTAGACATTTGGATGCAGAAATAAAGAAACAGGGTGTAGACACTAACTCGGAATAAATTTGAATAATGAAAATGACACAGGCAGCCTAACTCTATTGAGAACAGGCTGCTTTTTTATGGTTATTTTTTGTGGACAAGGAAACAAAATAGTGATAGGATAAATATGTTTCCGAGGACTCAAAATTATGGCTTTTGATAGGAGAATTTAAGTGTTCAAATTCAGATCACAAAATGAACAGAATACAGAACAAACCGTAGATAAAAAGGCTTTAATATTCGGTCTTATGTCTGTTTTTCTTTGCGGAATAGGCTTCAGTATTATAGCACCGGTCGTTCCATTCCTGGTGCAGCCTTATATAAACAATCCGGGAGATCAAGCTATAGTTGTTACACTGCTGACCTCTGTTTATGCAGTCTGCGTGTTTTTGGCGGCCCCCGGACTTGGAGCTTTGAGCGACAGATATGGCCGTCGTCCTTTGCTCTTAGTATGTCTTTTGGGTTCCGCAATCGGGTACTTAGTTTTTGGCATAGGTGGGGCTCTATGGGTACTATTTGCTGGGCGTATAATAGAAGGTATAACAGGCGGGAGCATAAGCACTATCTTCGCATATTTTGCTGACATCATTCCTCCAGAACAGAGAACCAAATACTTTGGATGGATGAGTGCGGTTGTAGGTGCAGGCACCGTCATCGGCCCAACTCTAGGCGGATTACTTGCCAAGTTTGGTTATTCTGTACCCTTGTATTTTGGAGCAATCATAACTTTATTAAATGTTGCTTATGGATTCTTTTTTATGCCTGAGAGCCTTGCCAAGAATAATAGACTCAAAGAAATTACCTTTGTAAGACTGAATCCATTCACACAGCTCGTAAACATACTTTCTATAAAAAGCTTAAAAAGGCTGCTTGTCTCAGCGTTCTTACTTTGGATACCTAACGGATCTTTACAGGCAGTTTTTTCACAATTTACAATGGATACATTCAGTTGGAAGCCTGCACTGATCGGACTTATGTTTTCAATTATAGGCGTCCAAGACATCATTTCACAAGGTTTCATAATGCCAAAGCTTTTGCTGAAATTTAATGATGCTCGTATTGCAATTCTTGGAATGGTTTCGGAGATTATAGGCTACAGTCTTATTGCAGCATCGGCTTTGTTCTCATTCTATCCTCTTTTAATCGCTGGAATGTTTATATTTGGTTTTGGTGATTCGATCTTCGGGCCTTCATTCAATGGGATGCTCTCCAAGTCTGTCGATTCTCATGAACAAGGAAGGATTCTAGGAGGCAGCCAATCTATTCAGGCTTTGGCAAGAATAATTGGGCCTATCATTGGAGGTCAGATCTATGTATCACTTGGTCATGCCGCACCCGCTTTTATGGGTATGATCCTTATAGCAGCGGCAATACCGGTTTTGTATAAGGGCACTGAGGGAGGAGACCCTTCGCGAAATAATTCGTTTTTCTGAATGCCATCACAGGAATCAATATGCTGGAGATAATTGGTGACGCATTTGTACAAGGTGAGCGAAACTATTTCTACCAGAAGGGTTTATTTTTAATAACAATTAATTTATAATTAAAATAAAATTCGAGAATACTGAAGTGTTAGAAGGTATAAGGAGGGAAATTTATGAATCCGTTGGAATTTGCAATTAAAATGGAACTGGATGGAGAACAGTATTACGCCAGACAAATGGAAATAAACGAAAATAACCCGTTGCGTTCGGTGTGCTTGTTGATGGCAGAGGATGAAAAGAAACATGCCGAAATACTAAAAAATAAATTGAATGGACTGCCATTTGAATTAACGAATACGAACATACGTAATGAAACCAAAAACATTTTTGCTGATTTAAAGGATGTGAACGTTCCAGGGAAGATGCTGCCCAGCCAATTGGATTTTTACAGAACAGCGTTAAAGCTGGAACAAGAAAGTATTAACCTATATACGCATCTGTCGGATAAAGCGGAAGATATACAGGTAAAAGAAGTGTTTGATTTTTTAATTCAGCAAGAAAAATATCACTATGAAACGCTTGAAGAATTGGTAGCACTGATTAGTCGGTCGGAAGAATGGGTAGAATCTGCGGAGTTCGGGATCAGGGAAGAATATTGACAAGCAAAGGATGGATGTTTTAATGGAAAAAGTTATTAATATCGTTGGTTTTACCGGAAGCCTGCGCCGCAACTCTTATAATAAGGCAGCTCTTAACGCGGCTAAAGAATTGTTGCCTGCCGGGGCAAATTTGGAAATAGTAGATTTATCGCCTATTCCGTTTTTTAATGAAGATTTGGAATCAGAAGGGGTCCCTGAGGTCGTCGTCCAGTTGAAAAGAAAACTGGACGAGGCAGACGCCATCCTGATTTCCACACCCGAGTACAACTATTCCATACCGCCGGTGTTGAAAAATGCTTTGGATTGGGCGTCCCGCGGTACGGAATTGCCGTTAAGCGGAAAACCCCTGGCGATCATGAGCGCTTCCACCGGCATATTTGGCGGAGCTCGCGTCCAGTACCATCTGCGTCAGGTCTGCGTTGTACTCAATCTTTTGCCGTTGAATAAGCCGGAAGTGTTCATTATGAGTGCGCACACGAAGTTTGATCCCAGCGGAAAGTTAATTGACGAGTACAGCAGAAACGCTATTACAAAACTTTTACAGGCGTTGGTGGATAAAACACGGGAAATGAAGGAGTGCCAAGAAAGAAGTTAATCCAGGAAACCACTGCTCTCGTCAATATTATTAGCGGCATCAAAAGCGGATAACGTAGATAATTGTATTTACTTAAAAAGATTATTACGGGCAAAAAGTGCTCTTTGGTTTCTAATGAAGCTGAAGGGCACTTTTTTTGTTGACACAGCAACAAAAACGC encodes the following:
- a CDS encoding helix-turn-helix domain-containing protein; translated protein: MIQANIAFENELLKSGTKVLTQSRDCTDQQLRLAEEIQARERSKVAMRIIESRAMSINSLDKEYELKMMVRNGEKRAAQRLLEQLLVDIAEVNYEHFDAFKTRVIELVVIISRAAVSGGANLNAVLQQNFLFYQELLEITTTEEICARTKDMLETYMNLPDINMYQKNIKEIQKAAEFIKLNFRKKINIEHIAQTVYLSPCYISRLFKQNLGCTISEYITQARVENAKTMLKDSQYSITQVAKESGFEDPTYFSRVFKKIEGITPSRYRQYTL
- the pylC gene encoding 3-methylornithine--L-lysine ligase PylC, with the protein product MRVAIVGGKLQGVEAAYLAKKAGWEVLLIDKTSEVPAAVLCDEFYLLDVTKILEWMPILKGVDLIIPALENQEALDSLVRSARFTKTPLLFDKDAYAISSSKIDSNRLFAKIGVPAPVPWPECGYPIIAKPSGASGSEGVYKLNNAQEFEELLENGLKDWVLEEYLEGPSYSLEVMGFSGVYKVLQVTELHMDEIYDCKRVVGSAVLPEELRAEFESVALKLAQSLNLEGIMDVETILHQGRLKVLEIDARLPSQTPISVYHATGINMLEIIGNAFVQGKPWQEFDVFVKRSVIFEHIRIINDKLEICGEHIMAEAGPLYLYPYFYGADEAISNYAPGKTDWVATLIITGVNSQEAWLKRETIIRAIKDEWGIEKYFDQSAYCLQRDVSSFSSIEHATIR
- a CDS encoding MarR family transcriptional regulator, coding for MNKEEQVILSFRDLYNKMVWLNKLKMEESLKGYKSSEVHCIEYIGRNVDSNVTKLAESFYMTRSAISKVTKKLIKKGYIESYQKTDNKKEIYFRLTRQGKEIYRIHDELHKEFQERDKPVFEQVTEEQFDSMLSFMEKYSRHLDAEIKKQGVDTNSE
- a CDS encoding MFS transporter, which gives rise to MFKFRSQNEQNTEQTVDKKALIFGLMSVFLCGIGFSIIAPVVPFLVQPYINNPGDQAIVVTLLTSVYAVCVFLAAPGLGALSDRYGRRPLLLVCLLGSAIGYLVFGIGGALWVLFAGRIIEGITGGSISTIFAYFADIIPPEQRTKYFGWMSAVVGAGTVIGPTLGGLLAKFGYSVPLYFGAIITLLNVAYGFFFMPESLAKNNRLKEITFVRLNPFTQLVNILSIKSLKRLLVSAFLLWIPNGSLQAVFSQFTMDTFSWKPALIGLMFSIIGVQDIISQGFIMPKLLLKFNDARIAILGMVSEIIGYSLIAASALFSFYPLLIAGMFIFGFGDSIFGPSFNGMLSKSVDSHEQGRILGGSQSIQALARIIGPIIGGQIYVSLGHAAPAFMGMILIAAAIPVLYKGTEGGDPSRNNSFF
- a CDS encoding ferritin-like domain-containing protein, with translation MNPLEFAIKMELDGEQYYARQMEINENNPLRSVCLLMAEDEKKHAEILKNKLNGLPFELTNTNIRNETKNIFADLKDVNVPGKMLPSQLDFYRTALKLEQESINLYTHLSDKAEDIQVKEVFDFLIQQEKYHYETLEELVALISRSEEWVESAEFGIREEY
- a CDS encoding NADPH-dependent FMN reductase, translating into MEKVINIVGFTGSLRRNSYNKAALNAAKELLPAGANLEIVDLSPIPFFNEDLESEGVPEVVVQLKRKLDEADAILISTPEYNYSIPPVLKNALDWASRGTELPLSGKPLAIMSASTGIFGGARVQYHLRQVCVVLNLLPLNKPEVFIMSAHTKFDPSGKLIDEYSRNAITKLLQALVDKTREMKECQERS